The nucleotide sequence CCTGGTGATTTGAAGGGTTTGCTGAAGAAGACAACCCTTTTATTTCACTCATATGGAGGGGCTTGTCCATGAAAGCCTTGTGGCTTTGCTGCAGGGTAGATTCCATTGTGGAGTGGTGAGTGGTTGCCCAAGGGACTTTAGAGTGGGAGGTTGAGTAGAGCTCATTAAAGAAGGTGACAATGGTTGACTGGATCTCTTTTTGATCATTGATCCAGTTGCCATTGTCAtccttgagggagaggattctattTCTCCTCCTTCTATTAAGGGTAGAAGTGTGGAAAAATCTGGTGCTGGCATCACCCTTATTGAACCAGTTGATCCTGGACTTCAGTTTCCAGAAGTCTTCCTCATTCCTGAGGATACTGTTTAGCTCTTCATTAAGGTTTGTTTCAAGCTTTTGGAGAAAGCTACTGAATTGGTAGCTGGGCGACTTTTGAATGCCATAGATTCTGGCCAGGAGTCTATTTTTTTGTGGAAAATGTTTCCAAAGACTTGTTGGTTCCATTCTGTTGCCAGATCCTTGAATTTGGTAGTGGATTGGAGTAGGGGGTTTGGCCAGCGAAGGCTTGATTGATGATGCTGGGGAATGAAGGGTGGCTAGCCCACATTGTTTCAAATCTGAAGGGCCTAGAGGGTTTGTTGCTTGGGGGCCCTTCCATTTGAATCTTTAAAGGACAGTGGTCTGAGTGGGTACTAGGTAGGTGCTCAACACTTGCCTCAGGGTACTGTTCAATCTAACCCTCATTGGCAAAACACCTATCAATTCTTTCTAGGATTAGGGAAGTTCTGCTAGAATATCTTTTGTTAGTCCATGTGAATTTACTTCCCTTATACCCTAGGTCGATTAAATGACACCTCTTTATGCAGTTACAAAATAGGTTACTGCGGCTAAGGTTGATAGGGTTACCCCCAAACTTGTCCCTGGCCTTCAAGACTTCATTGAAGTCTCCACCTATGAACCAGTTATTTCCTAATGTATTAGAGATGGTGATAAGCTTCTCCCATAGGAGTTTTCTTTCTGCTAAGATGTTGCTAGCATAGATAGCTGAAAAAAGCCAAGGTGGGTGATTAGGTCTTACCTTCACCATTGCGTGAATACCTTGGGGGGTGGTGGCCACCTCTTCCACAGCTACAAGATCTTCCTTCCACATGAATACGATTCCTCCAGAAAGACCAACCGCAGGGGATTGAATGATCATATCAAAGTCTAGTGTCTGGGCCAAGGTCTGATGGTCAGCCATCTTAGTTTCAAGAAAGTCTAACATCACTAGCTTGTGCATCCTCACCATCTCTATGCAGTGCATTTTGAATTTGGCACTATTACCACCC is from Nicotiana tabacum cultivar K326 chromosome 18, ASM71507v2, whole genome shotgun sequence and encodes:
- the LOC142172691 gene encoding uncharacterized protein LOC142172691: MNYIIWNVRGGNSAKFKMHCIEMVRMHKLVMLDFLETKMADHQTLAQTLDFDMIIQSPAVGLSGGIVFMWKEDLVAVEEVATTPQGIHAMVKVRPNHPPWLFSAIYASNILAERKLLWEKLITISNTLGNNWFIGGDFNEVLKARDKFGGNPINLSRSNLFCNCIKRCHLIDLGYKGSKFTWTNKRYSSRTSLILERIDRCFANEG